The following are encoded in a window of Sebastes umbrosus isolate fSebUmb1 chromosome 7, fSebUmb1.pri, whole genome shotgun sequence genomic DNA:
- the spartb gene encoding spartin b isoform X2, producing the protein MEKAKQDAFDSARLQVIKDGYERAFESINKGLSVDEAGDKAQALELYKRGRQHLLRAMTVPSNGEECVGSSWDSARQMQQKMQETLNNITTRLAILETSSDVGSAPPLNTSSGSGPMAAGMSEESLYPKLPTKNKPERPAAPNILSANSQAAGAVGGVPARSKDGLPLSPTRQPVAPAEQPPAYSPHAADGHLSVSYGTEAGEMSLVGEEFYSRTSNSTPSLQSMGEEGEQLVYIPHGVQIFFVTPEGQVSAPSYPGYLRLVKFTTDHDNRTPNRPPAFLQVCDWLYPLMAMDSPVLLCNTGVFMFPDMMAPAPGYYVGVVLSSELPAADREMFKDLLSQMTDLRVQPPDEAADSINLSQKVSIVTPEETEPTATDEEKALPEWSEKVASGILTGASWLSWGLVKGAEFTGKAIHKGASKLREHITPEDKPAHVSPTVTKGLHVAKQATGGAVKVSQFLVDGVCAVAGVVGRELAPHVKKHGGKLIPESMKKDKDGRSNIDGAMVVAASGVQGFATMWTGLEVAAKDITTSVASETVTTVKHKFRGLQNIFDPPNEKTCTEQQQDKPQTTPSILPLMSASLPSMLTTWGSKLW; encoded by the exons ATGGAGAAAGCTAAACAAGATGCATTCGACAGTGCCAGACTCCAAGTGATCAAAGATGGCTATGAGAGGGCCTTTGAGTCCATCAATAAAGGACTCTCTGTAGATGAAGCTGGAGACAAGGCTCAGGCCCTGGAGCTCTACAAGCGAGGGCGACAGCACCTTCTCCGGGCCATGACTGTGCCTTCAAATGGAGAGGAGTGTGTGGGCAGTTCCTGGGATTCAGCCAGACAGATGCAGCAGAAGATGCAGGAGACACTGAACAACATCACCACACGCCTGGCCATCCTAGAGACCAGCTCTGACGTTGGATCTGCACCCCCACTGAACACCAGTAGTGGGTCCGGCCCTATGGCTGCAGGCATGTCTGAAGAGAGTCTCTACCCAAAACTTCCTACTAAAAACAAGCCAGAGAGGCCTGCTGCACCAAACATACTGTCTGCTAACAGCCAGGCAGCAGGAGCTGTGGGAGGTGTGCCTGCACGCAGTAAAGACGGTCTACCTCTCTCACCTACCAGGCAGCCTGTGGCTCCAGCAGAACAGCCTCCAGCTTATTCTCCTCATGCGGCTGACGgccatctgtctgtctcataTGGAACAGAAGCAGGGGAGATGTCATTGGTCGGAGAGGAGTTCTACAGTCGTACATCTAACTCAACACCATCTCTCCAGAGTATGGGTGAAGAGGGAGAGCAGCTGGTGTACATCCCTCATGGTGTACAGATATTCTTTGTGACTCCTGAAGGGCAGGTGAGCGCTCCGTCGTACCCGGGCTACCTGAGGCTGGTGAAGTTCACTACTGACCATGATAACAGAACGCCCAACCGACCACCGGCATTTCTGCAG GTGTGTGACTGGCTATACCCTCTCATGGCCATGGACTCGCCAGTGTTGCTGTGTAACACCGGTGTGTTTATGTTTCCGGACATGATGGCGCCAGCTCCAGGCTATTATGTGGGGGTGGTGTTGTCCTCTGAGCTGCctgctgcagacagagagatgttCAAGGACCTGCTCTCCCAGATGACAGATCTCAGGGTTCAG CCTCCAGATGAAGCTGCAGACAGCATTAATCTCAGCCAGAAGGTGTCCATCGTTACACCTGAGGAGACTGAACCAACAGCGACCGACGAGGAGAAGGCTCTGCCTGAGTGGAGTGAAAAGGTGGCAAGCGGGATCTTGACAG GTGCGTCATGGCTAAGCTGGGGCCTGGTGAAAGGAGCCGAGTTCACAGGCAAGGCCATTCACAAAGGGGCATCTAAACTCAGAGAACACATCACCCCAGAGGACAAACCTGCCCACGTCAGCCCCACAGTCACCAAAGGCCTCCATGTTGCCAAGCAAGCGACGGGGGGAGCCGTCAAAGTCAGCCAGTTTCTAG TGGACGGGGTGTGCGCGGTCGCTGGCGTCGTGGGTCGAGAGTTGGCTCCACACGTGAAAAAACATGGAGGCAAGCTGATCCCAGAGTCTATGAAGAAAGACAAGGATGGGCGTTCCAACATAGACGGAGCCATGGTGGTGGCTGCCAGCGGAGTCCAAG GATTTGCGACCATGTGGACGGGTTTGGAAGTAGCAGCAAAGGACATTACTACGAGTGTAGCATCAGAGACAGTCACCACTGTAAAACACAA atttagggGTCTACAAAACATCTTTGACCCACCTAATGAGAAGACGT GtacggagcagcagcaggacaagCCACAGACCACGCCGTCAATTCTGCCATTAATGTCGGCCTCACTGCCTTCAATGTTGACAACCTGGGGATCAAAGCTGTGGTGA
- the spartb gene encoding spartin b isoform X1 — MEKAKQDAFDSARLQVIKDGYERAFESINKGLSVDEAGDKAQALELYKRGRQHLLRAMTVPSNGEECVGSSWDSARQMQQKMQETLNNITTRLAILETSSDVGSAPPLNTSSGSGPMAAGMSEESLYPKLPTKNKPERPAAPNILSANSQAAGAVGGVPARSKDGLPLSPTRQPVAPAEQPPAYSPHAADGHLSVSYGTEAGEMSLVGEEFYSRTSNSTPSLQSMGEEGEQLVYIPHGVQIFFVTPEGQVSAPSYPGYLRLVKFTTDHDNRTPNRPPAFLQVCDWLYPLMAMDSPVLLCNTGVFMFPDMMAPAPGYYVGVVLSSELPAADREMFKDLLSQMTDLRVQPPDEAADSINLSQKVSIVTPEETEPTATDEEKALPEWSEKVASGILTGASWLSWGLVKGAEFTGKAIHKGASKLREHITPEDKPAHVSPTVTKGLHVAKQATGGAVKVSQFLVDGVCAVAGVVGRELAPHVKKHGGKLIPESMKKDKDGRSNIDGAMVVAASGVQGFATMWTGLEVAAKDITTSVASETVTTVKHKYGAAAGQATDHAVNSAINVGLTAFNVDNLGIKAVVKRTGKHTAQAILEEHKLQEKPENGKQVEKSGK; from the exons ATGGAGAAAGCTAAACAAGATGCATTCGACAGTGCCAGACTCCAAGTGATCAAAGATGGCTATGAGAGGGCCTTTGAGTCCATCAATAAAGGACTCTCTGTAGATGAAGCTGGAGACAAGGCTCAGGCCCTGGAGCTCTACAAGCGAGGGCGACAGCACCTTCTCCGGGCCATGACTGTGCCTTCAAATGGAGAGGAGTGTGTGGGCAGTTCCTGGGATTCAGCCAGACAGATGCAGCAGAAGATGCAGGAGACACTGAACAACATCACCACACGCCTGGCCATCCTAGAGACCAGCTCTGACGTTGGATCTGCACCCCCACTGAACACCAGTAGTGGGTCCGGCCCTATGGCTGCAGGCATGTCTGAAGAGAGTCTCTACCCAAAACTTCCTACTAAAAACAAGCCAGAGAGGCCTGCTGCACCAAACATACTGTCTGCTAACAGCCAGGCAGCAGGAGCTGTGGGAGGTGTGCCTGCACGCAGTAAAGACGGTCTACCTCTCTCACCTACCAGGCAGCCTGTGGCTCCAGCAGAACAGCCTCCAGCTTATTCTCCTCATGCGGCTGACGgccatctgtctgtctcataTGGAACAGAAGCAGGGGAGATGTCATTGGTCGGAGAGGAGTTCTACAGTCGTACATCTAACTCAACACCATCTCTCCAGAGTATGGGTGAAGAGGGAGAGCAGCTGGTGTACATCCCTCATGGTGTACAGATATTCTTTGTGACTCCTGAAGGGCAGGTGAGCGCTCCGTCGTACCCGGGCTACCTGAGGCTGGTGAAGTTCACTACTGACCATGATAACAGAACGCCCAACCGACCACCGGCATTTCTGCAG GTGTGTGACTGGCTATACCCTCTCATGGCCATGGACTCGCCAGTGTTGCTGTGTAACACCGGTGTGTTTATGTTTCCGGACATGATGGCGCCAGCTCCAGGCTATTATGTGGGGGTGGTGTTGTCCTCTGAGCTGCctgctgcagacagagagatgttCAAGGACCTGCTCTCCCAGATGACAGATCTCAGGGTTCAG CCTCCAGATGAAGCTGCAGACAGCATTAATCTCAGCCAGAAGGTGTCCATCGTTACACCTGAGGAGACTGAACCAACAGCGACCGACGAGGAGAAGGCTCTGCCTGAGTGGAGTGAAAAGGTGGCAAGCGGGATCTTGACAG GTGCGTCATGGCTAAGCTGGGGCCTGGTGAAAGGAGCCGAGTTCACAGGCAAGGCCATTCACAAAGGGGCATCTAAACTCAGAGAACACATCACCCCAGAGGACAAACCTGCCCACGTCAGCCCCACAGTCACCAAAGGCCTCCATGTTGCCAAGCAAGCGACGGGGGGAGCCGTCAAAGTCAGCCAGTTTCTAG TGGACGGGGTGTGCGCGGTCGCTGGCGTCGTGGGTCGAGAGTTGGCTCCACACGTGAAAAAACATGGAGGCAAGCTGATCCCAGAGTCTATGAAGAAAGACAAGGATGGGCGTTCCAACATAGACGGAGCCATGGTGGTGGCTGCCAGCGGAGTCCAAG GATTTGCGACCATGTGGACGGGTTTGGAAGTAGCAGCAAAGGACATTACTACGAGTGTAGCATCAGAGACAGTCACCACTGTAAAACACAA GtacggagcagcagcaggacaagCCACAGACCACGCCGTCAATTCTGCCATTAATGTCGGCCTCACTGCCTTCAATGTTGACAACCTGGGGATCAAAGCTGTGGTGAAAAGGACTGGCAAGCACACAGCGCAGGCCATTTTGGAAGAACACAAGCTGCAGGAAAAACCAGAGAATGGGAAGCAAGTGGAGAAATCGGGCAAATAG